A single genomic interval of Stieleria maiorica harbors:
- a CDS encoding PQQ-dependent sugar dehydrogenase: MLLLKSVGKCVAAFALTCLVGVPSFAQAETGVNQLSEAEKRSGWKLLFDGTTADAWRNYQKDTISDGWKVVDGALIRSEKGAGDIITKEKFDAFEMLIDYKISPEGNSGLMFHVTEDNPRPWQSGPEIQIQDNVDGHDPQKAGWLYQLYKPAAPRWSANQGPVDASRPAGQWNQIYVRIAPQGCEVCLNGVRYYTFNIGNKDWNARVAESKFSKFPGFGKAGSGHICLQDHGDEVAYRNIKVRRINADGSVPQPIDGNLGLKGELAFPNLELDQWEAVDDEGKIRPLRILELTYPRDGSNRVFIASQDGRIWTFENDPETVQSHLVMDMRREVADWKNSGGNEQGLLGLAMHPDFKNNQTFYVYYSDADNSRSVVSEFRMSTVDPNTADAATERIVMEIPQPYKNHNGGSIEFGPDGYLYIGLGDGGDRNDPKASGQDLSQLLGSILRIDVDNPAGDKNYGIPADNPFVNTPDAQPEIYAYGIRNPWRLAFDRKTGDLWLGDVGQELWEEVNVITKGGNYGWSNREGTNSFGNRPPVEGVSEPIDPVWQYDHRIGRSITGGRVYRNERLPELNGKYLYADYVTGVVWALSFDPETKRATANEQVIPEGVQVLGFGEDQNGEIYYFTENTRGECIYRFAK, encoded by the coding sequence ATGTTGTTATTGAAATCTGTCGGCAAATGTGTCGCCGCGTTTGCCCTGACCTGTCTGGTCGGCGTCCCGAGTTTCGCGCAGGCGGAAACGGGCGTGAACCAATTGAGCGAAGCCGAAAAACGCAGCGGCTGGAAACTGCTGTTTGACGGAACGACCGCCGATGCGTGGCGGAATTATCAAAAGGATACGATCAGCGACGGTTGGAAAGTCGTCGACGGTGCCCTGATTCGCAGCGAAAAAGGTGCCGGCGACATCATCACCAAGGAAAAGTTCGACGCCTTTGAGATGTTGATCGATTACAAGATCAGCCCCGAAGGCAACAGCGGGTTGATGTTCCACGTCACCGAAGACAATCCCCGACCGTGGCAAAGCGGACCGGAGATTCAAATTCAGGACAACGTCGACGGTCACGACCCACAAAAGGCGGGTTGGCTGTACCAGTTGTACAAGCCCGCGGCGCCGCGCTGGTCCGCCAATCAAGGCCCCGTCGACGCCTCGCGTCCGGCCGGCCAGTGGAACCAGATCTACGTGCGGATCGCCCCTCAAGGCTGCGAAGTGTGTCTGAACGGCGTGCGTTATTACACGTTCAATATCGGCAACAAGGATTGGAACGCTCGCGTCGCTGAAAGCAAGTTTTCAAAGTTCCCCGGGTTCGGCAAAGCCGGCAGCGGACACATCTGTTTGCAAGATCACGGTGACGAAGTCGCGTATCGCAACATCAAAGTGCGTCGCATCAACGCCGACGGCAGCGTCCCCCAACCGATCGATGGCAATCTGGGCTTGAAAGGTGAACTCGCGTTCCCGAACCTGGAACTTGATCAGTGGGAAGCGGTCGATGATGAGGGTAAGATTCGCCCGCTGCGAATCTTGGAACTGACCTACCCGCGTGACGGCAGCAATCGCGTGTTCATCGCCTCTCAAGACGGCCGGATCTGGACGTTCGAAAATGATCCCGAGACGGTCCAGTCACATCTGGTGATGGACATGCGCCGTGAAGTCGCCGACTGGAAAAACAGCGGCGGCAACGAACAAGGGTTGCTCGGTCTGGCGATGCATCCCGATTTCAAGAACAACCAAACGTTCTACGTCTATTACTCCGACGCCGACAACAGTCGTTCGGTCGTCAGCGAGTTTCGGATGTCGACGGTCGACCCGAACACGGCCGACGCGGCGACCGAGCGGATCGTGATGGAAATCCCCCAGCCCTACAAGAACCACAACGGTGGCAGCATCGAATTCGGCCCCGACGGTTACCTGTACATCGGGCTCGGCGACGGTGGCGATCGCAACGACCCGAAAGCCTCCGGACAGGACCTTTCGCAACTGCTCGGTTCGATCCTGCGGATCGACGTCGACAATCCCGCCGGCGACAAAAACTATGGCATCCCCGCCGACAATCCCTTTGTCAATACGCCAGATGCTCAGCCGGAAATTTACGCCTACGGCATTCGCAACCCGTGGCGATTGGCATTCGACCGCAAGACCGGTGATCTGTGGCTCGGCGATGTCGGTCAGGAGTTGTGGGAAGAAGTCAACGTGATCACCAAGGGCGGCAACTACGGCTGGAGCAATCGCGAAGGCACCAACAGCTTCGGCAACCGCCCGCCGGTCGAAGGCGTCAGCGAACCGATCGATCCGGTCTGGCAATACGACCACCGCATCGGCCGCTCGATCACCGGCGGACGCGTTTACCGCAACGAACGACTGCCTGAATTAAATGGCAAGTACCTGTATGCCGATTACGTCACCGGTGTCGTCTGGGCCTTGTCCTTCGATCCGGAAACCAAGCGTGCCACCGCCAACGAGCAAGTGATCCCCGAAGGCGTCCAGGTGCTCGGCTTCGGCGAAGATCAAAACGGTGAAATCTACTACTTCACCGAAAACACGCGTGGCGAGTGCATCTATCGCTTCGCCAAGTAA
- a CDS encoding adenosylmethionine--8-amino-7-oxononanoate transaminase: MSSGIPQSSSEGHFIDSNTGDTPAWQQRGYEHLWMPYCQMKTSPMPLAVERTEGVYLHLSDGRRLIDGLASWWSACHGYNHPHVVDAMHRQLDTMPHVMFGGINHEPALTLADRLAGLLPGDLNRVFFCDSGSVAVEVAMKMAIQFHRNLGEHGRTRFLSFANAYHGDTTGAMSLCDPERSMHAKFEGALLQQFNVDVPRDDASMERFRSLLHRHRDQLAGVFIEPLVQGAGGMRFHSADVLRAIAHACRDNDVLLIADELATGFGRTGTLFAIEQADIVPDVICLGKALSAGMIGMAATVASDRVFDAFWSDDASKALMHGPTFMANPLACAAAGASLDLFEQEPRLDQARSIESALADLLAPCREIERVVDVRVKGAIGVIQVDSLDHVDRLRDLFVQQGVFIRPFGDCIYTTPPLVISSGELEKVGATMVSATSQWARWPRES; the protein is encoded by the coding sequence GTGTCTTCCGGTATCCCACAATCATCCAGCGAGGGCCATTTCATCGATTCCAACACCGGCGACACCCCCGCGTGGCAACAGCGGGGTTACGAACATCTGTGGATGCCCTATTGCCAAATGAAAACGTCGCCGATGCCGTTGGCGGTCGAGCGGACTGAGGGCGTCTACTTGCACCTCTCCGACGGACGGCGGCTGATCGATGGCTTGGCGTCCTGGTGGTCGGCCTGCCACGGGTATAACCATCCGCACGTGGTCGATGCGATGCACCGGCAACTGGACACCATGCCACACGTGATGTTCGGCGGGATCAATCATGAACCGGCGCTGACGCTGGCCGATCGCCTGGCCGGGTTACTGCCCGGCGACCTCAATCGCGTGTTCTTTTGTGACTCGGGATCCGTCGCGGTCGAAGTCGCCATGAAGATGGCGATCCAATTCCATCGCAACCTTGGCGAGCACGGCCGCACGCGTTTTCTGTCGTTCGCAAACGCCTACCACGGCGACACCACCGGTGCGATGTCGTTGTGTGATCCCGAGCGCAGCATGCACGCAAAGTTCGAAGGGGCGTTGCTGCAACAATTCAACGTCGACGTCCCTCGCGACGATGCCTCGATGGAACGTTTTCGATCACTGCTGCACCGGCATCGCGATCAACTGGCCGGCGTGTTCATCGAACCGTTGGTCCAGGGAGCGGGGGGGATGCGGTTCCATTCGGCGGACGTGCTCCGCGCGATCGCACACGCCTGCCGGGACAACGACGTGCTATTGATCGCCGACGAATTGGCGACCGGGTTCGGACGCACCGGGACGCTGTTCGCGATCGAGCAGGCGGACATCGTTCCCGATGTGATTTGTCTGGGCAAAGCACTCTCGGCGGGGATGATCGGGATGGCCGCCACGGTCGCCAGCGACCGAGTCTTCGATGCGTTCTGGTCCGACGACGCCTCCAAAGCGTTGATGCACGGCCCGACGTTCATGGCCAACCCCTTGGCCTGCGCCGCCGCCGGAGCCTCGCTGGACCTGTTCGAACAGGAACCGAGATTGGACCAGGCTCGGAGCATCGAATCCGCCCTCGCCGACCTGTTGGCACCCTGCCGCGAAATCGAACGGGTGGTCGATGTTCGGGTCAAGGGTGCAATCGGAGTGATCCAAGTTGATTCGCTCGATCACGTCGATCGCCTGCGTGATTTGTTCGTCCAGCAAGGCGTTTTCATCCGTCCCTTTGGGGACTGCATCTACACCACACCCCCGCTGGTGATTTCCAGTGGGGAACTGGAAAAAGTCGGTGCGACGATGGTTTCGGCCACCTCGCAATGGGCCCGCTGGCCGCGCGAGAGTTGA
- the pilM gene encoding type IV pilus assembly protein PilM: MAKSTSVWGIEIGQSALKALRCTKVDEEVVATAFDYIEYPKILSQPEADPEELIADAINQLMERNEGMTDKICISVPGQSGLSKFFKPPPVEVKKIADLVRYEARQQIPFELSDVVWDYQMMPGSMVEDGYALDSEVGLFAMKREQANRQLAPFDTANLEVDVVQLAPIALYNMVAYDRMGERLDGEIFNSDDPPSSSVILSIGTDSSDLIVTNGFRIWQRSMPIGGNHFTRQLTKDLKMTFAKAEHIKRNAREAVDPKLIFQTMRPVFNDLVTEVQRSIGFFRSIDRKADITELLITGNTVKMPGLAAYLGKNLGFEVHTLDRFNRLGGDDVLAIPTFRDNATTFAVCYGLCLQGLGISQIHASLVPQEIITQRMIRAKKPWTVAGLAILMFGMSANFYFAQNSWKESHEDIWKKANVAVTSMETYAQDHRGTDGELEKKLTYLNAVGEEITGDAENRVLWMELIRGVNQIIPRGVYEGVEPGQMPSPKVVPYEDRIDFQITSFETKYYEDIAEWYDKRTKRFAAEKADWEAQMGIKREPGEVPTEPEPPTGPFWVVELQGYHYYNNPERVGLDGNNHTRKYLTTAFLDPSRLPDDVANRIIRLPDPNDPSADLIEYTPAELGISYPLMLNIENAIEEKIPNPDYEPPVAGTAAVGVGPAAGAAAAAADPNAEPEFFTARRMDFVFQFLWTPTTHSERMEAKRLKAEEEAALEGEEPPVEEITDETLDDTVAATP; this comes from the coding sequence ATGGCCAAGAGCACTTCAGTTTGGGGAATCGAGATCGGACAATCAGCCCTCAAGGCGCTGCGTTGTACGAAAGTCGATGAAGAAGTCGTCGCGACCGCGTTCGACTATATCGAATACCCCAAAATCTTAAGTCAGCCCGAAGCAGACCCCGAAGAGTTGATCGCCGACGCGATCAACCAATTGATGGAACGCAACGAGGGGATGACGGACAAGATCTGCATCAGTGTCCCCGGCCAAAGCGGTCTGTCGAAATTCTTCAAACCGCCGCCGGTCGAAGTCAAAAAGATCGCCGACTTGGTCCGCTACGAGGCCCGTCAACAGATCCCGTTCGAACTGTCCGACGTCGTCTGGGATTACCAGATGATGCCCGGCAGCATGGTCGAAGACGGCTATGCGCTCGACAGCGAAGTCGGCTTGTTTGCGATGAAACGCGAACAGGCCAACCGACAGCTGGCTCCGTTCGACACCGCCAACTTGGAAGTCGATGTCGTCCAACTGGCACCGATCGCGCTCTACAACATGGTCGCCTATGACCGCATGGGCGAACGGCTGGACGGTGAAATCTTCAACTCCGACGATCCGCCGTCCTCGAGCGTGATCCTGTCGATCGGAACCGACAGCTCGGACCTGATCGTCACCAACGGCTTTCGGATCTGGCAACGCAGCATGCCGATCGGCGGCAACCACTTCACCCGCCAGTTGACCAAAGACTTGAAGATGACGTTCGCCAAGGCCGAACACATCAAACGCAACGCGCGGGAGGCGGTCGACCCCAAACTGATCTTCCAAACCATGCGTCCGGTCTTCAACGACCTGGTCACCGAAGTCCAGCGTTCGATCGGCTTCTTCCGCAGCATCGATCGCAAGGCCGACATCACCGAGCTGTTGATCACCGGGAACACCGTCAAGATGCCGGGGCTGGCAGCCTACCTGGGTAAGAACCTGGGCTTCGAAGTCCACACCCTGGACCGCTTCAATCGCTTGGGCGGCGACGACGTGCTGGCCATCCCGACCTTCCGTGACAACGCGACGACCTTCGCGGTCTGCTACGGACTGTGTCTGCAGGGACTGGGCATTTCCCAGATCCATGCCAGCTTGGTTCCACAAGAAATCATCACCCAGCGGATGATTCGTGCCAAGAAACCCTGGACCGTCGCGGGTTTGGCGATCCTGATGTTCGGCATGTCGGCCAATTTCTACTTCGCCCAAAACAGCTGGAAAGAAAGCCACGAGGACATTTGGAAGAAAGCCAATGTCGCCGTGACCAGCATGGAAACGTATGCCCAGGATCACCGCGGCACCGATGGCGAACTGGAAAAGAAACTCACGTATTTGAACGCCGTCGGCGAAGAGATCACCGGCGATGCCGAAAACCGTGTGCTGTGGATGGAGCTGATCCGCGGCGTCAATCAAATCATCCCGCGTGGTGTGTACGAAGGCGTCGAACCCGGCCAAATGCCCAGTCCCAAAGTCGTGCCCTACGAAGACCGGATCGATTTCCAGATCACGTCGTTCGAAACCAAGTACTACGAGGACATCGCCGAGTGGTACGACAAACGGACGAAGCGATTCGCCGCCGAAAAGGCAGACTGGGAAGCACAGATGGGCATCAAGCGGGAGCCCGGCGAGGTGCCGACCGAACCGGAGCCGCCGACCGGTCCGTTCTGGGTCGTCGAATTGCAAGGCTACCACTACTACAACAACCCGGAACGAGTCGGTCTGGACGGAAACAACCACACCCGCAAGTACCTGACCACCGCGTTCCTGGACCCCAGCCGGCTACCCGACGACGTGGCTAACCGGATCATCCGGCTGCCCGATCCGAATGATCCGTCGGCGGATTTGATCGAATACACGCCGGCCGAGCTGGGCATCAGTTACCCGTTGATGCTGAATATCGAAAATGCGATCGAAGAAAAGATCCCGAACCCGGATTACGAACCCCCGGTCGCCGGCACGGCCGCCGTGGGCGTCGGTCCGGCAGCGGGCGCCGCAGCAGCGGCAGCCGATCCCAATGCCGAACCCGAATTCTTCACGGCACGGCGAATGGACTTTGTCTTCCAATTCCTCTGGACCCCCACCACGCACTCCGAGCGGATGGAAGCCAAGCGTTTGAAAGCCGAAGAAGAAGCGGCGCTCGAGGGCGAAGAACCGCCGGTGGAAGAAATCACCGACGAAACGCTGGATGACACTGTCGCCGCCACCCCGTAA
- the hemB gene encoding porphobilinogen synthase, protein MYDFSRGSFPRTRPRRQRRYEWSRRLVAESSLTPSDLIWPIFVHSDSGSQPIQSLPGVDRLGTDKIVDAAKRARDLGIPAIAVFPATPAELKTPDAAEATNPDNLVCRTVRQIKAAVGDSLGIICDVALDPYSSHGHDGIVRDGDVVNDETVDILAKQAVVQADAGCDIIAPSDMMDGRVGAIRDALESAGHINVQIMSYAAKYASAFYGPFREAVGSKGNLAGASKKTYQQSPEQADEALHEVALDLAEGADSVMVKPGMPYLDIVSNVKQTFGVPTFVYQVSGEYAMLSAAGQLGWLNRRDVAMESLLGFKRAGADGILTYFAPEAAQWLSE, encoded by the coding sequence ATGTATGATTTTTCACGCGGCTCATTCCCGCGAACACGGCCGCGGCGGCAACGCCGCTACGAATGGTCCCGCCGCTTGGTCGCCGAATCCTCGCTCACCCCGAGCGACCTGATCTGGCCCATCTTTGTCCACAGCGACAGCGGTTCCCAGCCGATCCAGTCGCTGCCGGGCGTGGATCGATTGGGAACTGACAAAATCGTCGATGCCGCCAAACGCGCCCGCGACCTCGGGATTCCGGCGATCGCGGTGTTTCCGGCTACACCGGCGGAATTGAAAACCCCCGATGCGGCCGAGGCGACCAATCCGGACAATTTGGTCTGCCGAACGGTGCGACAGATTAAGGCCGCCGTCGGTGATTCGCTGGGCATCATTTGCGACGTCGCCCTGGATCCCTACAGCAGCCACGGGCATGACGGAATCGTCCGCGACGGCGACGTCGTCAATGACGAAACCGTCGACATCCTGGCCAAGCAGGCCGTGGTCCAGGCCGATGCCGGATGCGACATCATCGCGCCGAGCGACATGATGGACGGTCGGGTCGGCGCGATCCGCGACGCGTTGGAATCGGCCGGGCACATCAATGTGCAAATCATGTCCTATGCGGCCAAGTACGCCAGCGCGTTTTACGGACCGTTTCGAGAGGCCGTCGGGTCCAAAGGTAATTTGGCCGGGGCGAGCAAGAAGACTTATCAGCAATCTCCCGAACAAGCCGACGAAGCGTTGCACGAAGTGGCCCTCGATCTGGCCGAAGGCGCCGATTCGGTGATGGTCAAACCCGGCATGCCCTACTTGGACATCGTCAGCAACGTCAAACAAACCTTCGGCGTGCCGACGTTCGTCTACCAGGTCAGCGGCGAATACGCGATGCTGTCGGCCGCCGGACAACTCGGCTGGCTCAATCGTCGCGACGTCGCCATGGAAAGTCTGTTGGGATTCAAACGTGCCGGCGCCGACGGAATCCTCACCTACTTCGCCCCCGAAGCCGCCCAGTGGCTCAGCGAGTAA
- a CDS encoding LuxR C-terminal-related transcriptional regulator — protein MIKASHNGNPSLGIRPFMVVLQSDRLSIDTLPDALPFQTMEVEDWEGVFKKLSSFRPGCLLVDFDADRDQLLSQIRGFADQGIRYSIVGVTADRSRRTLHQALRHGFIDLVPHPLDSRLLIEAVEDAFHADGTGKDSLCNLRSGFGRLTPKEREVLPQLLLGVTSRRLAGELNVSYQTIDRHKKRVIEKMNVSNMTELAMKLFRQY, from the coding sequence ATGATCAAGGCTAGTCACAACGGTAATCCCTCGCTAGGGATCCGTCCGTTCATGGTCGTTCTGCAAAGCGACCGTCTTTCGATTGATACGCTTCCCGATGCGCTTCCATTTCAAACGATGGAGGTTGAGGATTGGGAAGGCGTCTTTAAAAAGCTCAGCTCCTTTCGACCGGGATGTTTGTTGGTCGACTTTGACGCGGATCGCGATCAGTTATTGAGCCAAATCCGAGGATTCGCCGACCAAGGCATCCGCTACTCGATCGTCGGCGTCACCGCTGACCGCTCGCGACGGACGCTGCACCAGGCCCTTCGCCACGGCTTCATCGATCTTGTGCCGCATCCGCTGGATAGCCGCCTGTTGATCGAAGCGGTCGAAGACGCTTTTCACGCCGACGGTACCGGCAAAGACTCGCTGTGCAATCTCCGCAGCGGCTTCGGCAGACTGACCCCGAAAGAACGCGAAGTCCTGCCGCAACTTCTGTTGGGTGTCACCTCGCGACGACTGGCCGGCGAACTGAACGTCAGCTACCAGACGATCGATCGGCACAAAAAACGTGTCATCGAAAAAATGAACGTCAGCAACATGACCGAATTGGCGATGAAACTGTTTCGCCAGTACTAG
- a CDS encoding GNAT family N-acetyltransferase: protein MSDAPCHVRQARPKDVPEIFAMLRELAIFEKLEHQLTASEDDMHQALFVGRHAEALVAEVAADDPSEPQLVGYAIYFENFSTFLCKPGIYLEDIYVRPAFRNRGIGKKVLQTLAGIAVERKCGRMEWAVLDWNQNAIDVYQAIGGDVLPDWRITRLGTDAIEKLAGGCQSDA, encoded by the coding sequence ATGTCCGATGCACCCTGCCACGTCCGCCAAGCCCGTCCCAAGGACGTGCCGGAAATTTTTGCGATGCTTCGCGAGTTGGCCATCTTTGAAAAGTTGGAGCATCAATTGACCGCCAGCGAAGACGACATGCATCAGGCGCTGTTCGTCGGTCGGCATGCCGAAGCCTTGGTGGCAGAGGTTGCCGCAGATGATCCGTCAGAACCGCAGCTGGTCGGCTACGCGATCTACTTTGAAAACTTCTCGACGTTTCTGTGCAAACCGGGGATCTATCTGGAGGACATTTACGTCCGACCGGCTTTTCGCAACCGAGGTATCGGAAAGAAGGTGTTGCAAACGCTGGCCGGGATCGCGGTGGAGCGAAAGTGCGGCCGGATGGAGTGGGCGGTTCTGGACTGGAACCAAAACGCCATCGACGTCTACCAGGCCATCGGCGGCGACGTGCTGCCGGACTGGCGAATCACGCGTTTGGGGACCGACGCGATCGAGAAGCTGGCCGGTGGATGCCAGAGCGACGCGTGA
- a CDS encoding serine/threonine-protein kinase, producing METINGRFLPDDSNQPRKHQDAPPLPVEHPPAPASEDPLATVWGAGKPERVVGTADAIPAGAFPSSHRVRDADLPDAECTLGSEASRRAPTSTPAEDAVVADAQHAIKSDRSSCDSDRYVELGELGRGGWGIVQRALDRQLQREVAVKRISNPGKIQPAQREQFLHEARITSGLQHPGVVPVHELVADETGETYYVMKLLEGDTLRHHIRAAHAKRPDGRWVRHELIEAITPLLLRFIDVCNAMAYAHRRGIIHRDLKPTNVMAGAFGETIVVDWGLARYVDDATDESTVLGAGPQEDRSGSYRSSGPLESEGSVIGTPTYMAPEQARGELASMGSHSDIYSLGVILYEIIAGSHPHKGMDIKTVLRRASRGQFTPLRQMQPCVPKPLEEIVHTAMAPNAQRRYRDVESLADDVQRFMTGVRVSVHDETLVERTVRWCSRHRGIASTIAVAVVLLMIVSVISTLVIRSAHQAERQARIEARQAHHESLERLVDARDTADTWLVDLSGSLQFHPAMTPLRNELIGQALNQYQRLIEQPIDPIVDRLSDDVDEDTFHTNTLVWLERVKCHLRLGDLYRMRGQADQSHQHFSVAESILDDLGHAIHQISHVSLPHSAASTEPADGWYRHKPTLHELIHLERINTTIGRALATERPPSLADAIASREELQHWLPWEPPTETDLKPSTFIARAISARVRLELVIQRTESAASSAGPTVTQRRVFSPERYDNAADWARWLADHRGNPSDIQLYETIATEHADRYSRLGSYPASFQAWTHLIDHLDKRLKSCGQRSDWMQSLAHAKLRRAEVAVKLGHKDEAASDYASSIEDLERTWLLADADEFFRVNLATAENNLGRLWADGNEQQRQQAKQLFARSIATYQQLLSESATPDILRRLAQTHTAMAETISASPHPGDGDLIAEQLEHLQHAALAYEILRDQELLNDIDRLHWATTLVDRRNLDPDAVDAAMIRSLLSEINAEALNEPQRAKLRSLRAGYD from the coding sequence ATGGAAACGATCAACGGCCGCTTCTTGCCCGACGATTCAAATCAGCCCCGAAAACACCAAGACGCCCCGCCGCTTCCGGTCGAACATCCGCCCGCCCCCGCCTCCGAGGACCCACTGGCAACCGTTTGGGGAGCCGGCAAACCAGAACGAGTCGTTGGAACCGCTGACGCAATTCCGGCGGGCGCATTTCCATCGTCGCATCGGGTCCGCGACGCGGACCTGCCGGACGCCGAATGCACACTCGGATCGGAGGCCTCCAGGCGTGCCCCAACGTCCACCCCCGCCGAGGATGCTGTTGTCGCAGACGCACAACACGCGATCAAATCCGATCGCTCTTCGTGCGATTCCGATCGATATGTCGAACTGGGTGAACTGGGACGCGGCGGCTGGGGCATCGTCCAACGCGCGCTTGACCGACAATTACAACGCGAGGTCGCCGTCAAACGCATCAGCAACCCGGGCAAAATCCAGCCGGCCCAACGCGAGCAGTTTCTACACGAAGCGCGGATCACCAGCGGACTTCAGCACCCCGGCGTCGTTCCGGTTCACGAACTGGTCGCCGACGAAACGGGTGAAACCTATTACGTGATGAAGCTGTTGGAAGGCGACACGTTGCGACATCACATCCGCGCCGCACATGCCAAGCGTCCCGACGGACGTTGGGTCAGGCACGAGTTGATCGAAGCGATCACACCACTGTTGCTTCGATTCATTGATGTTTGCAATGCGATGGCCTATGCCCATCGACGCGGCATCATCCACCGCGACCTGAAACCCACCAACGTGATGGCCGGCGCGTTTGGCGAAACGATCGTCGTCGACTGGGGATTGGCCCGCTATGTCGACGACGCGACCGATGAATCGACGGTCCTGGGGGCGGGACCACAGGAGGACCGATCGGGCAGCTATCGTTCCTCCGGACCGCTGGAATCCGAAGGCAGTGTGATCGGGACGCCGACCTACATGGCCCCCGAACAGGCTCGGGGAGAGCTGGCGTCGATGGGCAGCCACAGCGACATCTATTCGCTCGGCGTGATCCTGTACGAAATCATCGCGGGCAGCCACCCGCACAAGGGCATGGACATTAAAACCGTGCTCCGCAGGGCGAGCCGAGGTCAATTCACGCCGCTGCGTCAGATGCAACCCTGTGTGCCCAAACCGCTGGAAGAAATCGTCCACACCGCGATGGCGCCAAACGCCCAGCGACGCTACCGGGATGTCGAATCCTTGGCCGACGACGTGCAACGCTTCATGACGGGCGTTCGAGTGTCTGTTCACGACGAAACGCTGGTCGAACGGACCGTCCGTTGGTGTAGCCGGCATCGCGGGATCGCGTCAACGATCGCCGTTGCCGTGGTGTTGCTGATGATCGTCTCGGTGATCAGCACCCTGGTGATCCGCTCGGCCCACCAGGCCGAACGGCAAGCGAGAATCGAAGCTCGCCAGGCGCACCATGAGTCGCTTGAACGGCTGGTCGACGCACGCGACACCGCCGATACCTGGCTGGTCGATCTGAGTGGTTCCTTGCAATTCCATCCGGCGATGACGCCGCTGCGAAACGAATTGATCGGCCAAGCACTGAATCAGTACCAGCGTTTGATCGAACAGCCGATCGATCCGATCGTCGACCGGCTCAGTGACGACGTCGATGAGGACACGTTCCATACCAACACCCTGGTCTGGCTGGAACGCGTCAAGTGTCACCTGCGTCTGGGAGACCTGTATCGGATGCGTGGACAAGCCGACCAATCTCACCAGCACTTTTCCGTTGCGGAGTCCATCCTCGACGACTTGGGACACGCCATCCATCAGATCTCCCACGTCTCACTGCCTCACTCGGCTGCCTCAACCGAACCTGCCGACGGTTGGTATCGGCACAAACCGACGCTGCACGAACTCATCCATCTGGAACGGATCAACACCACCATCGGTCGTGCGCTCGCGACCGAGCGGCCACCTTCGTTGGCCGACGCGATCGCATCCCGCGAAGAACTGCAACATTGGTTGCCCTGGGAACCGCCCACAGAAACCGATTTGAAACCGTCGACGTTTATCGCCCGAGCAATCTCCGCACGGGTGCGATTGGAACTGGTGATCCAGCGAACCGAGTCCGCCGCATCATCCGCTGGCCCAACGGTAACGCAACGACGCGTGTTCTCGCCCGAACGATACGACAACGCCGCCGACTGGGCTCGCTGGCTGGCCGATCATCGCGGCAACCCCAGCGACATCCAACTGTACGAAACGATCGCGACCGAGCACGCCGACCGCTACAGCCGACTGGGTAGTTATCCCGCGTCGTTTCAAGCCTGGACCCACCTGATCGATCATCTCGACAAACGATTAAAATCCTGCGGCCAGCGATCCGATTGGATGCAATCGCTCGCCCACGCCAAACTTCGTCGCGCCGAAGTGGCCGTCAAGCTTGGCCACAAGGACGAAGCAGCCAGCGACTACGCCAGTTCGATCGAGGACCTGGAACGAACCTGGTTACTGGCTGATGCCGACGAGTTCTTTCGCGTGAACCTTGCAACGGCAGAAAACAATCTGGGTCGTTTGTGGGCCGATGGAAACGAACAGCAACGTCAACAGGCCAAACAACTGTTCGCCCGCTCGATCGCCACCTATCAACAACTGCTCAGTGAATCGGCAACGCCCGACATCCTGCGGCGCCTGGCCCAAACACACACGGCGATGGCCGAAACCATCAGCGCATCGCCCCACCCCGGCGATGGCGATCTGATCGCCGAACAATTGGAACATCTGCAACATGCCGCGCTGGCGTACGAAATCTTGCGTGACCAGGAACTGCTAAACGACATCGACCGACTCCATTGGGCGACAACGCTGGTTGACCGTCGGAACCTCGATCCCGACGCGGTCGATGCGGCGATGATCCGGAGTCTGCTCAGCGAGATCAACGCCGAAGCGTTGAACGAACCCCAACGTGCAAAACTCCGCTCGTTGCGTGCCGGCTACGACTGA